The following are encoded in a window of Kitasatospora fiedleri genomic DNA:
- a CDS encoding TIGR02234 family membrane protein, producing MLLLTALGAVLVLTSVGRTWAQGVAPGMGGSRIAVSASGSRLTALPTGMALVAMAAAVAVFAVRGRTRVLVGALTVLAGAGAVVGAVIGYTDTAGLHAVAAGQLALSSGRAEEITRTAWPWVALAGGLLLVAAGALTTRFGSGWPAMGSRYEAPTRTSAATGRAAGPADLWKALDRGEDPTG from the coding sequence ATGCTGTTGCTGACCGCGTTGGGCGCCGTACTGGTCCTGACGTCGGTGGGCCGGACCTGGGCGCAGGGGGTGGCGCCCGGGATGGGCGGCAGCCGGATCGCGGTGAGCGCGAGCGGGAGCAGACTGACGGCCCTGCCGACCGGCATGGCGCTGGTGGCGATGGCGGCGGCGGTCGCGGTCTTCGCGGTGCGCGGCCGGACGCGGGTGCTGGTGGGCGCCCTGACCGTGCTGGCGGGGGCGGGCGCGGTCGTCGGCGCCGTGATCGGGTACACCGACACCGCGGGGCTGCACGCCGTCGCGGCGGGGCAGCTCGCCCTGAGCAGCGGCCGGGCCGAGGAGATCACCCGGACGGCATGGCCCTGGGTGGCCCTGGCGGGCGGGCTGCTGCTGGTGGCGGCGGGCGCCCTGACCACCCGGTTCGGCAGCGGCTGGCCGGCCATGGGCTCCCGCTACGAGGCACCGACCCGCACGTCGGCAGCCACGGGGAGGGCGGCCGGCCCGGCCGACCTGTGGAAGGCGTTGGACCGCGGCGAGGACCCGACCGGCTGA
- a CDS encoding SDR family oxidoreductase, with protein sequence MAHVLVTGGTGFLGAHTIARLLAEGHAVTTTVRSLSRRGDVASMLGTAGVADPAAVAYVEADLTRDAGWAEAVAGADHVLHLASPFPAGAPRHEDELIVPARDGALRVLRAARDAGVRRTVLTSSFGAVGYGHRAGGHVFTESDWTDLDGPGVSPYVKSKTVAERAAWDFAATEGGGMELTVVNPVGIFGPVLGPDYSSSVRIVHAMLSGGMRVAPPVWTNTVDVRDVADLHVRAMTAPVAAGRRYLASAGEPVSFHRIAAVLRERLGDAASAAPTRTAPAGLLRALAVVSPRMRELAPQLGVVRRADGTRARTELGWAPRGNEEAVVATAESLLRLGLVAR encoded by the coding sequence ATGGCACACGTACTCGTCACCGGCGGAACCGGCTTCCTCGGCGCGCACACCATCGCCCGGCTGCTCGCGGAGGGCCACGCGGTGACCACCACCGTCCGGTCGCTGTCCCGGCGCGGCGACGTCGCGTCCATGCTCGGGACGGCCGGGGTCGCCGACCCGGCGGCGGTGGCGTACGTCGAGGCGGACCTGACCCGGGACGCGGGCTGGGCCGAGGCCGTGGCCGGCGCCGACCACGTGCTGCACCTGGCCTCGCCGTTCCCCGCCGGCGCTCCCCGGCACGAGGACGAGCTGATCGTCCCCGCCCGGGACGGCGCGCTGCGGGTGCTGCGCGCCGCCCGGGACGCCGGGGTGCGGCGGACGGTGCTCACCTCCTCGTTCGGCGCCGTCGGCTACGGCCACCGGGCCGGCGGGCACGTCTTCACCGAGTCCGACTGGACGGACCTCGACGGGCCGGGCGTCTCCCCCTACGTGAAGTCCAAGACCGTCGCCGAGCGGGCGGCGTGGGACTTCGCCGCCACCGAGGGCGGCGGCATGGAGCTGACGGTCGTCAACCCGGTCGGGATCTTCGGGCCGGTCCTGGGACCGGACTACTCCAGCTCGGTGCGGATCGTCCACGCGATGCTCAGCGGCGGCATGCGGGTCGCGCCCCCGGTCTGGACCAACACCGTGGACGTCCGCGACGTCGCCGACCTGCACGTCCGGGCGATGACCGCCCCCGTGGCCGCGGGCCGGCGCTACCTGGCGTCGGCCGGTGAGCCCGTCTCGTTCCACCGGATCGCGGCCGTGCTGCGCGAACGGCTCGGCGACGCCGCCTCCGCCGCCCCCACCCGCACCGCGCCGGCCGGACTGCTGCGCGCGCTGGCCGTCGTCAGCCCCCGGATGCGGGAGCTGGCCCCGCAGCTGGGCGTGGTGCGCCGGGCCGACGGCACCCGGGCCCGCACCGAGCTGGGCTGGGCCCCGCGCGGCAACGAGGAGGCCGTGGTCGCCACCGCCGAGAGCCTGCTGCGGCTCGGCCTGGTGGCCCGCTAG
- a CDS encoding helix-turn-helix domain-containing protein, producing MDPMPDTLGDFLRSRREQLTPERAGLPAGERRRVAGLRREEVAQLAGISPEYYLRLEQGRNRRPSDRTLRGLAAALRLDEAAAAYLHRLAHPAPPTGPRPGAGAARPDAALQLLLDAWPTTPTYAQAASGRVVAANRLATALCPFFGVGHDPLRAVFLEPGMRRLYPRWDDVTAKAVSGLRAALALDGTDPGLLATIDELTTASERFRTLWARREVRRRTVGRTRFQHPDVGALDLHYEKLLRPEARHLLVVYRADPGSPSAERLELLGRR from the coding sequence ATGGACCCGATGCCGGACACCCTCGGCGACTTCCTGCGCTCCCGGCGCGAACAGCTCACCCCGGAGCGCGCCGGACTGCCGGCGGGAGAGCGGCGCCGGGTCGCCGGGCTGCGCCGCGAGGAGGTCGCCCAGCTCGCGGGCATCAGCCCGGAGTACTACCTGCGCCTGGAGCAGGGCCGCAACCGGCGCCCCTCCGACCGGACCCTGCGCGGCCTGGCCGCCGCGCTGCGGCTGGACGAGGCGGCGGCGGCCTACCTGCACCGCCTCGCCCACCCGGCCCCGCCCACCGGACCCCGGCCCGGTGCCGGGGCCGCCCGGCCGGACGCGGCCCTGCAACTGCTCCTGGACGCCTGGCCGACGACGCCCACCTACGCCCAGGCGGCCTCCGGGCGGGTGGTGGCCGCGAACCGCCTCGCCACGGCGCTGTGCCCGTTCTTCGGCGTCGGCCACGACCCGCTGCGCGCCGTCTTCCTCGAACCGGGGATGCGCCGCCTGTACCCCCGGTGGGACGACGTGACCGCCAAGGCCGTCTCCGGGCTGCGGGCCGCCCTCGCCCTCGACGGCACCGACCCCGGACTCCTGGCCACCATCGACGAACTCACCACCGCCAGCGAGCGCTTCCGCACCCTGTGGGCCAGGCGGGAGGTGCGCCGCCGCACCGTCGGCCGCACCCGGTTCCAGCACCCCGACGTCGGCGCCCTCGACCTGCACTACGAGAAGCTGCTGCGCCCCGAGGCCCGGCACCTGCTCGTTGTCTACCGCGCCGACCCCGGCAGCCCCAGCGCCGAACGGCTGGAGCTGCTCGGCCGCCGCTAG
- a CDS encoding anthranilate synthase component I — MDLEAFRTLAADTRVIPVTRRLLADGLTPIGVYRSLAAERPGTFLLESAEQGRSWARYSFVGVRSGAVLTVGEDGGARWLGEPPVGIPTGGDPLEVLRATLAALHTPRHPDDGLPPLTGGLVGYLGYDVVRRLEKLPDLTPDDLRLPELTLLLATDLAVLDHADGTVLLIANAVNHNDLATGVDEAHADAVARLDAMEADLRRPVDPGLATYTPTAVEAHSPFGGAPYRKAVEVVKERIRAGEAFQVVPSQRFEAPCPASALDVYRVLRTTNPSPYMYLFRFPGPDGGAEGGFDVVGSSPEALVKVAGGEAMLHPIAGTRHRGATPHEDAELAAELLADPKERAEHLMLVDLGRNDLGRVCAPGSVEVVEFMTVERYSHVMHIVSTVTGKVAEGRSAFDVLTACFPAGTLSGAPKPRAMQIIEELEPTRRGLYGGCVGYLDFAGDSDTAIAIRTAVIRDETAYVQAGAGVVADSDPHAEDTECRNKAAAVLRAVATANTLR, encoded by the coding sequence ATGGACCTTGAGGCCTTCCGCACGCTCGCCGCTGACACCCGGGTCATTCCCGTCACCCGCCGGCTCCTGGCGGACGGCCTCACCCCGATCGGCGTCTACCGCAGCCTCGCCGCGGAGCGGCCCGGCACCTTCCTGCTGGAGTCCGCCGAGCAGGGCCGCAGTTGGGCCCGCTACTCCTTCGTCGGGGTGCGCTCCGGCGCGGTGCTCACCGTCGGCGAGGACGGCGGCGCCCGCTGGCTGGGCGAGCCCCCGGTCGGCATCCCCACCGGCGGCGACCCGCTGGAGGTGCTGCGCGCCACCCTGGCCGCCCTGCACACCCCCCGGCACCCGGACGACGGCCTGCCGCCGCTCACCGGCGGTCTGGTCGGCTACCTCGGCTACGACGTGGTGCGCCGCCTGGAGAAGCTGCCGGACCTCACCCCGGACGACCTGCGGCTGCCCGAGCTGACCCTGCTGCTCGCCACCGACCTGGCCGTCCTGGACCACGCCGACGGCACCGTGCTGCTGATCGCCAACGCGGTCAACCACAACGACCTGGCCACCGGCGTCGACGAGGCGCACGCGGACGCCGTCGCCCGCCTCGACGCGATGGAGGCCGACCTGCGCCGCCCGGTCGACCCCGGCCTGGCCACCTACACCCCGACCGCGGTCGAGGCGCACTCGCCGTTCGGCGGCGCGCCGTACCGCAAGGCGGTCGAGGTGGTGAAGGAGCGAATCCGGGCCGGCGAGGCGTTCCAGGTCGTCCCCTCGCAGCGCTTCGAGGCGCCCTGCCCGGCCTCCGCGCTCGACGTCTACCGCGTCCTGCGCACCACCAACCCCAGCCCGTACATGTACCTGTTCCGCTTCCCCGGGCCGGACGGCGGCGCGGAGGGCGGCTTCGACGTGGTCGGCTCCAGCCCCGAGGCGCTGGTCAAGGTGGCCGGCGGCGAGGCGATGCTGCACCCGATCGCCGGCACCCGGCACCGCGGCGCCACCCCGCACGAGGACGCCGAGCTGGCCGCCGAGCTGCTCGCCGACCCCAAGGAGCGGGCCGAGCACCTGATGCTGGTCGACCTGGGCCGCAACGACCTGGGCCGGGTCTGCGCGCCGGGCTCGGTCGAGGTGGTGGAGTTCATGACCGTCGAGCGTTACAGCCACGTCATGCACATCGTCTCCACCGTCACCGGCAAGGTCGCCGAGGGCCGCAGCGCCTTCGACGTGCTCACCGCCTGCTTCCCGGCCGGCACCCTGTCCGGCGCGCCCAAGCCCCGCGCCATGCAGATCATCGAGGAGCTGGAGCCCACCCGCCGCGGCCTGTACGGCGGCTGCGTCGGCTACCTGGACTTCGCCGGGGACTCCGACACGGCGATCGCCATCCGCACCGCGGTGATCCGCGACGAGACCGCGTACGTCCAGGCGGGCGCGGGCGTGGTGGCCGACTCCGACCCGCACGCCGAGGACACCGAGTGCCGCAACAAGGCGGCGGCAGTGCTCCGGGCCGTCGCCACGGCGAACACGCTGCGCTGA
- the hisI gene encoding phosphoribosyl-AMP cyclohydrolase — MSTTPAAPGSTALDPAIAARLKRTPDGLLPAVAQQYDTGEVLMLGWMDDEALHRTLTTGRCTYWSRSRAEYWVKGDTSGHVQHVKQVALDCDGDTLLVRVDQVGAACHTGDRTCFDADVLPLAQ, encoded by the coding sequence ATGTCGACCACTCCCGCCGCCCCCGGCAGCACCGCCCTGGACCCGGCGATCGCCGCCCGACTCAAGCGCACCCCGGACGGACTGCTGCCCGCCGTCGCCCAGCAGTACGACACCGGCGAGGTGCTGATGCTCGGGTGGATGGACGACGAGGCGCTGCACCGCACGCTGACCACCGGCCGCTGCACGTACTGGAGCCGCAGCCGGGCCGAGTACTGGGTGAAGGGCGACACCTCGGGCCACGTCCAGCACGTCAAGCAGGTCGCGCTGGACTGCGACGGCGACACCCTGCTGGTCCGGGTCGATCAGGTCGGTGCGGCCTGCCACACCGGCGACCGGACCTGCTTCGACGCCGACGTGCTGCCGCTCGCCCAGTAG
- a CDS encoding WXG100 family type VII secretion target, which yields MPGHGTGPAPHVGDPNQIRTGSRTPAENGGNGGNGGTGETGGEDAAPVDPRQSWFSGALKEAGTSAAGSLGGKAGDYVGEKLFGSGEEPEGAGEPGEPGESAGPEGVSTLPAPSPGYVGAGIGGAVGAVGAVGASTLPGYGLPGAPGGPADAYAWARAQIERTFQELPEAEHESRGGLSGALDEAVEWALEESGLLDMLEKVTGNLAELNDATVQWRAQAAAVHSVAAELRSGAVPVAASWQGAASDAFGGHMGDVADALDQTAEEMLQTAQIINSAAQECAMAEGMVIQIITEAIEALIASLAAEAVLSVVTFGAAALVGALIDEAEIATFVARVAQVSTKLAKALEELLKALQEMGKAVKATRKLSDVAKVMEKMKKVETAFDEVRKLEEGAGKAARIARKLDEKATEKVGDWAQDRIKAGLGIDEDDREGVRIGDGTLKGNLRAAGQSALGVAKEGLKSDVNKNAVERELLGDLGLEQQPTPYRVDRSRIQTAFG from the coding sequence GTGCCCGGCCACGGCACCGGCCCGGCACCGCACGTCGGGGACCCGAACCAGATCCGCACCGGTTCGCGCACGCCCGCCGAGAACGGCGGGAACGGCGGGAACGGCGGGACCGGTGAGACCGGCGGCGAGGACGCGGCGCCGGTGGACCCGCGGCAGTCCTGGTTCAGCGGGGCGCTCAAGGAGGCCGGGACCAGCGCGGCGGGCAGCCTGGGCGGCAAGGCCGGCGACTACGTCGGGGAGAAGCTGTTCGGCTCCGGGGAGGAGCCCGAAGGGGCCGGTGAGCCGGGCGAACCGGGTGAGTCGGCGGGGCCCGAGGGCGTCAGCACGCTGCCCGCCCCGTCGCCCGGGTACGTGGGGGCCGGGATCGGCGGGGCCGTCGGGGCCGTCGGGGCCGTCGGGGCGAGCACGCTGCCCGGGTACGGCCTGCCGGGCGCGCCGGGCGGCCCGGCCGACGCGTACGCGTGGGCCCGGGCGCAGATCGAGCGGACGTTCCAGGAGCTGCCGGAGGCCGAGCACGAGTCGCGGGGTGGCCTGAGCGGGGCGCTCGACGAGGCGGTCGAGTGGGCGCTGGAGGAGTCCGGCCTGCTGGACATGCTGGAGAAGGTCACCGGCAACCTGGCGGAGCTGAACGACGCCACCGTGCAGTGGCGGGCCCAGGCGGCCGCGGTGCACTCGGTCGCGGCGGAGCTGCGCTCGGGCGCGGTGCCGGTGGCGGCGAGCTGGCAGGGGGCGGCGAGCGACGCGTTCGGCGGTCACATGGGCGACGTCGCGGACGCGCTCGACCAGACCGCCGAGGAGATGCTGCAGACTGCGCAGATCATCAACTCGGCCGCGCAGGAGTGCGCGATGGCCGAGGGCATGGTGATCCAGATCATCACCGAGGCGATCGAGGCGCTGATCGCCTCGCTGGCCGCCGAGGCGGTGCTCTCGGTGGTGACCTTCGGCGCGGCGGCGCTGGTCGGCGCGCTGATCGACGAGGCGGAGATCGCCACCTTCGTGGCCCGGGTGGCGCAGGTGTCCACCAAGCTGGCGAAGGCGCTGGAGGAGCTGCTCAAGGCGCTCCAGGAGATGGGCAAGGCGGTCAAGGCCACCCGCAAGCTCAGCGACGTCGCCAAGGTGATGGAGAAGATGAAGAAGGTCGAGACGGCCTTCGACGAGGTCCGGAAGCTGGAGGAGGGCGCCGGCAAGGCCGCCAGGATCGCCCGGAAGCTCGACGAGAAGGCCACCGAGAAGGTCGGCGACTGGGCCCAGGACCGGATCAAGGCCGGGCTGGGCATCGACGAGGACGACCGGGAGGGCGTCCGGATCGGCGACGGCACCCTGAAGGGCAACCTCAGGGCGGCCGGACAGTCCGCCCTGGGCGTCGCCAAGGAGGGCCTGAAGAGCGACGTCAACAAGAACGCGGTCGAGCGGGAACTGCTGGGCGACCTCGGCCTGGAGCAGCAGCCGACGCCCTACCGGGTGGACCGCTCGCGAATCCAGACGGCGTTCGGCTGA
- a CDS encoding septum formation family protein: MAALVVAAAVVALLWPAPKKPAAAPPPPSPSPSPSPSPSPSKTYPYAFFAPGTCLLAPWVRNSPVEAYTAIPCDQPHDSETIANVVLPEGLTDDHSVIQATLELCKPGFTDAQQRQGGGGPFVNSPLVPLSTFYQQGYRDVSCAVTVREGQEPRKMTGPLK; the protein is encoded by the coding sequence GTGGCTGCGCTCGTCGTGGCGGCGGCGGTGGTGGCGCTGCTGTGGCCCGCCCCGAAGAAGCCCGCCGCCGCGCCGCCGCCCCCGAGCCCCTCCCCCAGCCCGAGCCCGAGTCCGAGCCCGTCGAAGACGTACCCGTACGCGTTCTTCGCGCCCGGTACCTGCCTGCTGGCGCCGTGGGTCCGGAACAGCCCGGTCGAGGCGTACACGGCCATCCCGTGCGACCAGCCGCACGACTCCGAGACGATCGCCAACGTGGTGCTGCCGGAGGGCCTGACCGACGACCACTCGGTCATCCAGGCCACGCTGGAGCTCTGCAAGCCCGGTTTCACCGACGCGCAGCAGCGGCAGGGCGGCGGCGGACCCTTCGTCAACAGCCCGCTCGTCCCGCTCTCGACGTTCTACCAGCAGGGCTACCGCGACGTCAGCTGCGCGGTGACCGTCCGGGAGGGGCAGGAGCCGCGCAAGATGACCGGACCGCTCAAGTAG
- a CDS encoding TIGR03085 family metal-binding protein codes for MVSLAQGERARLSRLLAAAGPEGPTLCEGWVARDLAAHLVVREGRPDAAAGIRVGALAGWTERVQGKVAGREYAGVVKSFRSGPPAWSPFNLPGVDGAANLVEFFVHAEDVRRAVPFEPEPVGAELAEALWKRVPAVARFSDAKAPVSLRLVHPDGREVTVRRKGTPVVTVSGEPGELVLFLSGRGAKAAVVAEGAPEAVETLAHVLPLPEAGA; via the coding sequence ATGGTGAGTCTTGCGCAGGGCGAGCGGGCCCGGTTGAGTCGGTTGTTGGCGGCGGCGGGCCCGGAGGGGCCGACGTTGTGCGAGGGGTGGGTGGCGCGGGACTTGGCGGCGCACCTGGTAGTGCGGGAGGGGCGGCCGGACGCGGCGGCGGGCATCCGGGTCGGGGCGCTGGCCGGGTGGACGGAGCGGGTGCAGGGGAAGGTCGCGGGGCGGGAGTACGCGGGGGTGGTGAAGTCGTTCCGGTCGGGGCCGCCGGCCTGGTCGCCGTTCAACCTGCCGGGGGTGGACGGGGCGGCGAACCTGGTGGAGTTCTTCGTGCACGCGGAGGACGTCCGCCGGGCGGTGCCGTTCGAGCCGGAGCCGGTGGGCGCGGAGCTGGCGGAGGCGCTGTGGAAGCGGGTACCGGCGGTGGCCCGGTTCAGTGACGCGAAGGCGCCGGTCTCGCTGCGGCTGGTGCACCCGGACGGCCGGGAGGTGACGGTGCGTCGGAAGGGCACGCCGGTGGTGACGGTGAGCGGGGAGCCGGGCGAGCTGGTGCTGTTCCTGTCCGGGCGGGGCGCGAAGGCCGCGGTGGTGGCGGAGGGCGCGCCGGAGGCGGTGGAGACGCTGGCGCACGTGCTGCCGCTGCCGGAGGCCGGGGCCTGA
- a CDS encoding VOC family protein: MSSDVRPGSPNWIGLGSPDLAESASFYGAVFGWTLDRSGPDGHGFFRRAGRTVAGVGPLTEAEALPAWTVYFAAADAAGVAAATERSGGTVRAPAAEVPGRGRSVRLADPTGGRFAVWQDGGAAGLEAVGGPGALCRAELRTPDVPGSLRFYRGLFGWRSRDSEPSGAACAALGPADGGADFGAVGHVHPRVDAGWLVHFAVADALLATDEVRRSGGSVLLPPRPVPTVGRVAVLADPFGAQFALLEPKPEPEPEPGPGPEPGPRR; this comes from the coding sequence GTGAGCAGCGACGTCCGACCAGGCTCGCCGAACTGGATCGGCCTGGGCAGCCCGGACCTCGCCGAGTCCGCGTCGTTCTACGGCGCGGTGTTCGGCTGGACGCTGGACCGGTCCGGCCCGGACGGCCACGGGTTCTTCCGCCGCGCGGGCCGGACGGTGGCGGGGGTCGGCCCGCTGACCGAGGCGGAGGCGCTGCCCGCCTGGACGGTGTACTTCGCCGCGGCGGACGCGGCCGGTGTCGCGGCGGCGACGGAGCGCTCCGGCGGCACGGTCCGCGCCCCGGCCGCCGAGGTGCCGGGGCGGGGCCGGTCCGTGCGGCTGGCCGATCCGACGGGCGGCCGGTTCGCGGTGTGGCAGGACGGCGGGGCGGCCGGGCTGGAGGCGGTGGGCGGGCCGGGCGCGCTGTGCCGGGCGGAGCTGCGCACCCCGGACGTCCCGGGGTCGCTGCGGTTCTACCGGGGCCTGTTCGGCTGGCGGAGCCGGGACTCGGAGCCGTCGGGGGCGGCGTGCGCGGCGCTGGGCCCGGCGGACGGCGGGGCCGACTTCGGCGCGGTCGGCCACGTGCACCCGCGGGTGGACGCGGGCTGGCTGGTGCACTTCGCGGTGGCGGACGCGCTGCTGGCCACCGACGAGGTGCGCCGCTCGGGCGGGAGCGTCCTGCTGCCGCCGCGGCCGGTGCCGACGGTGGGGCGGGTCGCGGTGCTGGCGGACCCGTTCGGCGCGCAGTTCGCGCTCCTGGAGCCGAAGCCGGAACCGGAGCCGGAGCCAGGACCAGGGCCGGAACCTGGGCCGCGCCGGTGA
- the hisF gene encoding imidazole glycerol phosphate synthase subunit HisF, translating into MTLAVRVIPCLDVDAGRVVKGVNFQNLRDAGDPVELAKLYDAQGADELTFLDITASSGSRETTYDVVRRTAEQVFIPLTVGGGVRAVEDVDRLLRAGADKVGVNTAAIARPELVREIAQRFGRQVLVLSVDARRCPEGTETASGFEVTTHGGRRGTGLDAIEWAARAAELGAGEILLNSMDADGTKDGYDLEMIRAARKAVSVPVIASGGAGKLADFAPAVDAGADAVLAASVFHFGDLTIGQVKDELRATGHPVR; encoded by the coding sequence GTGACACTCGCAGTACGCGTCATCCCCTGCCTGGACGTGGACGCCGGACGCGTCGTCAAGGGCGTCAACTTCCAGAACCTGCGCGACGCCGGCGACCCGGTCGAGCTCGCCAAGCTCTACGACGCCCAGGGCGCCGACGAGTTGACCTTCCTCGACATCACCGCCTCGTCCGGCTCCCGGGAGACCACCTACGACGTGGTCCGCCGCACCGCCGAGCAGGTCTTCATCCCGCTCACCGTCGGCGGCGGCGTCCGCGCCGTCGAGGACGTCGACCGGCTGCTGCGGGCCGGCGCCGACAAGGTCGGCGTCAACACCGCCGCGATCGCCCGGCCCGAGCTGGTCCGCGAGATCGCGCAACGCTTCGGCCGCCAGGTGCTCGTCCTGTCGGTCGACGCCCGGCGCTGCCCCGAGGGCACCGAGACCGCCTCCGGCTTCGAGGTCACCACCCACGGCGGCCGGCGCGGCACCGGCCTCGACGCGATCGAGTGGGCGGCGCGCGCCGCCGAACTCGGCGCCGGCGAGATCCTGCTCAACTCGATGGATGCCGACGGCACCAAGGACGGCTACGACCTGGAGATGATCCGGGCCGCCCGCAAGGCCGTCTCCGTCCCGGTCATCGCCTCCGGCGGCGCCGGCAAGCTCGCCGACTTCGCCCCCGCGGTCGACGCCGGCGCCGACGCGGTCCTCGCCGCCAGCGTCTTCCACTTCGGCGACTTGACGATCGGCCAGGTCAAGGACGAACTCCGGGCCACCGGGCACCCCGTCCGCTGA